A single genomic interval of Chryseobacterium paludis harbors:
- a CDS encoding inorganic phosphate transporter, with the protein MLLNKLIPFLGESDLTTGLVIVFALCMLAVVAFEFVNGFHDTANAVATVIYTKALKPVIAIPWSGLWNFLGVFTGGIAVAMGILKLVPMDTLMTLPTAVGASLVLAVLLAAIIWNLGTWYLGIPCSSSHTLIGALIGAGLGFTWYYGGNGVNWHKAEEIGLSLILSPIVGFGLAILLMLFLKHVVRYKALFHIPEGENDRPPLLIRAILITTCTLVSFFHGSNDGQKGVGLFMLILIAFLPAKFAIDHSIPNDKIITTLHQTERILQTIAADNTKNSTEFTKLNTDINAVKTHLKFKSEKDKEGTYKFRKQVEALVESIKALNENKVLVINESNRTALNHQASELKKLTEFAPIWVIIAISVSLGLGTMIGWKRIAVTIGEKIGNEHLNYAQGASSEIVAASTIGMSTLLGLPVSTTHVLSSGIAGSMVASGGKSNLNAGTLKSIGLAWVLTLPVSILLSLLLFLFFHLFI; encoded by the coding sequence ATGCTTTTAAATAAACTCATCCCTTTCTTAGGGGAATCAGATTTAACTACAGGTCTTGTCATCGTTTTTGCACTTTGTATGCTTGCAGTGGTAGCATTTGAATTCGTTAATGGATTCCATGATACAGCCAACGCAGTAGCCACCGTTATTTATACGAAAGCACTTAAACCTGTTATTGCCATTCCATGGTCGGGATTATGGAATTTCTTAGGTGTTTTTACAGGTGGAATTGCTGTAGCCATGGGAATATTGAAACTGGTCCCAATGGATACCTTAATGACCTTGCCAACAGCTGTTGGAGCAAGTCTTGTACTTGCCGTGTTGCTAGCGGCTATCATTTGGAACTTAGGGACCTGGTATTTAGGCATCCCTTGTTCAAGTTCACATACTCTTATTGGTGCTTTGATCGGTGCCGGCTTAGGCTTTACATGGTATTATGGGGGTAATGGCGTAAACTGGCATAAAGCTGAAGAAATCGGTTTATCACTTATTCTTTCCCCTATTGTTGGATTTGGTTTAGCCATTTTACTGATGCTGTTTTTAAAACATGTAGTCAGATACAAAGCTCTTTTTCATATCCCTGAGGGCGAAAATGACAGACCTCCTTTATTAATCAGAGCCATTCTGATAACCACCTGTACTTTGGTGAGCTTTTTTCATGGCAGTAACGACGGTCAAAAGGGCGTTGGTCTGTTTATGCTGATACTGATTGCTTTTCTACCCGCCAAATTTGCAATCGACCACAGTATTCCTAACGATAAAATTATCACTACGCTACACCAAACGGAAAGGATTTTGCAAACAATTGCTGCAGACAATACGAAAAATAGTACAGAATTCACCAAGCTCAATACTGATATTAATGCTGTAAAAACACATCTTAAATTTAAAAGTGAAAAAGATAAGGAAGGGACTTATAAATTCAGAAAACAAGTAGAAGCGCTGGTAGAATCAATTAAAGCACTTAATGAAAATAAAGTCCTCGTCATTAATGAAAGTAATAGAACAGCCCTTAACCATCAGGCATCTGAACTTAAAAAACTAACCGAATTCGCTCCCATCTGGGTTATTATTGCAATTTCTGTTTCATTGGGATTAGGTACAATGATAGGCTGGAAAAGGATTGCAGTAACCATCGGAGAAAAAATAGGAAATGAACATTTAAATTATGCCCAGGGCGCTTCAAGTGAAATTGTGGCAGCATCCACTATTGGTATGAGCACACTTTTGGGGTTACCGGTAAGTACGACCCACGTATTATCAAGTGGTATCGCAGGTTCCATGGTTGCATCAGGCGGTAAAAGCAACCTGAATGCAGGTACATTAAAAAGTATCGGTCTTGCCTGGGTACTTACCTTACCTGTTTCTATTTTATTATCTTTATTGTTATTTCTATTCTTCCATCTGTTTATATAA